DNA from bacterium:
AAAATTATCTAGAATTTTATCTTCCATTTGGCGATTCATCTTTCTCTTGATCGTAACCGTTCACCTCACCACGGAGACACAGAGACACTAATCATTCTCCGTGTCTCTGTGTCTCTGTGGTGAACGATTACTCTTGATCTTCCTCATACCTGTAAATCATATTAGCGGCGTAATCGGTGCTCCACAAAGGCTCACCGGTTTTGGAGGCCAGGCCGTAGGGAGATTGGCCTGAATAAGGGAACCTGGCCGCCACCTGGCCGGTAGTCGAATCAATCTTATAAAGCCTCTCACTTTCGGCCTCAAGATTCCAGAGGTAATCACCATCCCAAACCAGGCCGGTGGGATATGGACCCGGTGAAGGGAAAGAGGTAATAATGGCGCCATCCTGGGCCGAGATGCGATAGATTCTATCCCTTTGGGCATCAGCCACCCAGAGGCAGACTCCATCCCAGGCCAGACCGGTAGGCAGAGAGCCAGGATACACACCAGGGGCAGGAAAAGATAACAGAATAGAGCCATCTTCTGGATTCAGCTTATAAATGACCGGGCCCACTAATGTTCTGGGATTCAGATCAATATTCCAGAGATAATGTCCGTCAAAGACCAGACCCTCTGGATAGCCCCCAGGCGAAGGAAAGGAGGTGAGCACTGATCCCTCTTCTGGATCAAGCTTGTAAATTCTTGGCCCCCTTTCATCGGTTGGTTTTAAATCCACTACCCAGAGATATGTCCCATCCCAGGCAATCCCTTCCGGTAGTATCTCTGGGCTGGGGAAATATAGTTTCGAGTTCGGGGCACTCGCTGGCAGGTCGTCGAGTTTCGAGTTACTTT
Protein-coding regions in this window:
- a CDS encoding YncE family protein, coding for MKSWFCLAMIFLIFPVDGETRAEDAFSSQILSEESNSKLDDLPASAPNSKLYFPSPEILPEGIAWDGTYLWVVDLKPTDERGPRIYKLDPEEGSVLTSFPSPGGYPEGLVFDGHYLWNIDLNPRTLVGPVIYKLNPEDGSILLSFPAPGVYPGSLPTGLAWDGVCLWVADAQRDRIYRISAQDGAIITSFPSPGPYPTGLVWDGDYLWNLEAESERLYKIDSTTGQVAARFPYSGQSPYGLASKTGEPLWSTDYAANMIYRYEEDQE